The Eubacteriales bacterium genome window below encodes:
- the gap gene encoding type I glyceraldehyde-3-phosphate dehydrogenase, translated as MAVKMGINGFGRIGRLVFRAAIANDNVEIMGINDPFIDPVYMVYMIKYDTVHGRFKGTLEAADNAIIVNGKKITVYNSMNPAEIPWKDCGAQYVVESSGVFTATEKAKAHLEGGAKKVIISAPSSDAPMFVMGVNNDKYTSDMQVVSNASCTTNCLAPLAKVINDNFGIVEGLMTTVHSMTATQKTVDGPSKRDWRGGRSASQNTIPSSTGAAKAVGKVIPELNGKLTGMAFRVGTPDVSVVDLTAKLAKPTTYEDIKAAVKKASKGELKGILGYTEDAVVSSDFIGDPRTSIFDAGAGIMLNETFVKLVSWYDNEWGYSNKVVNLIEYMAKVDAK; from the coding sequence ATGGCTGTTAAAATGGGAATCAATGGATTCGGCCGAATCGGGAGGTTGGTTTTTCGTGCCGCAATCGCAAACGACAATGTAGAGATAATGGGGATAAACGACCCGTTTATTGATCCGGTATACATGGTATACATGATTAAATACGATACAGTCCACGGCAGATTTAAAGGTACGCTTGAGGCTGCCGACAATGCTATTATAGTAAATGGTAAAAAAATTACGGTATATAACTCCATGAATCCTGCAGAAATACCTTGGAAGGATTGCGGAGCACAGTATGTTGTGGAATCATCCGGAGTATTTACGGCTACGGAAAAAGCAAAGGCTCATTTAGAAGGAGGAGCAAAGAAAGTTATAATTTCTGCTCCATCATCGGATGCTCCTATGTTTGTTATGGGTGTTAACAACGACAAATACACTTCAGACATGCAGGTAGTTTCAAACGCTTCGTGCACCACTAACTGCCTTGCACCTTTAGCTAAGGTTATAAACGATAATTTTGGCATAGTAGAAGGTTTAATGACGACAGTCCATTCTATGACAGCTACACAAAAGACAGTAGACGGTCCTTCAAAGAGAGACTGGAGAGGCGGCAGATCTGCAAGCCAGAATACTATCCCTAGTTCAACAGGCGCTGCAAAGGCAGTTGGCAAAGTTATTCCTGAACTTAACGGAAAACTTACAGGTATGGCATTCAGGGTTGGCACACCGGATGTTTCAGTTGTAGATTTAACTGCTAAACTCGCAAAACCAACTACATATGAAGACATAAAAGCCGCTGTTAAAAAGGCTTCTAAAGGCGAGCTTAAAGGTATCCTCGGATATACAGAAGATGCAGTGGTTTCGTCAGACTTTATAGGAGACCCAAGAACATCTATATTTGATGCAGGCGCAGGCATAATGTTAAACGAAACATTTGTTAAGTTGGTCTCATGGTACGACAATGAGTGGGGCTATTCAAACAAAGTCGTCAACTTAATTGAATATATGGCAAAAGTAGACGCTAAATAA
- a CDS encoding aminopeptidase yields the protein MVDKRLEKLADTIINYSCAVKKGERILIEIFDCNMEVAKQLVKKAYEAGGIPFVSINDQEVSRALMMGATKEQIEYMTKWDSLRMQDMQAYVAIRGSNNISEMSDVPLENMEMYRKIYSKQVHTDLRVKKTKWVVLRYPNHSMAQLADMSTEAFEDLYFNVCTLDYSKMDKAMDPLKKRMENADRVRINGKGTDLEFSIKGIDAKKCTGNMNIPDGEIYTAPVKDSVNGYITYNTPSIHQGFKFEDIYFKFENGKIVEAKANDTKRINSILNTDEGARYIGEFSFGVNPYILKPMYDTLFDEKIAGSIHFTPGASYDDADNGNRSAVHWDLVYIQRPEYGGGEIWFDDELIRKDGVFVPDDLKGLNIENLK from the coding sequence ATGGTAGATAAAAGGCTTGAAAAACTCGCAGACACGATAATAAATTATTCATGTGCTGTAAAAAAGGGAGAAAGAATCTTAATAGAGATATTCGATTGCAACATGGAGGTGGCAAAACAGCTTGTAAAAAAGGCTTACGAAGCTGGTGGCATACCTTTTGTTTCGATAAATGATCAGGAAGTTTCAAGAGCTCTTATGATGGGAGCTACCAAAGAACAGATAGAGTATATGACCAAGTGGGATTCGCTTAGGATGCAGGATATGCAGGCATATGTTGCAATACGTGGCAGTAATAATATTTCAGAAATGTCCGATGTGCCTCTTGAAAACATGGAGATGTATAGGAAGATATATTCAAAGCAGGTACATACGGATTTAAGGGTCAAAAAGACCAAATGGGTGGTCTTACGGTATCCTAACCATTCTATGGCACAGCTCGCAGATATGAGCACAGAAGCTTTCGAAGATCTTTATTTTAATGTATGCACGCTTGATTATTCTAAGATGGACAAAGCTATGGACCCTCTTAAAAAGAGAATGGAAAATGCAGACAGAGTGAGAATAAACGGAAAAGGCACAGACCTTGAGTTTTCTATAAAAGGCATAGACGCAAAAAAATGTACGGGTAACATGAACATACCAGACGGTGAAATATATACTGCTCCGGTAAAAGACAGTGTCAATGGATATATTACATATAACACGCCGTCTATACATCAGGGATTTAAGTTTGAAGATATATATTTTAAGTTTGAAAACGGTAAAATCGTAGAGGCAAAGGCAAATGATACAAAGCGTATAAATTCAATACTTAATACAGATGAAGGTGCAAGGTATATAGGTGAGTTTTCATTTGGTGTAAATCCTTATATATTAAAACCGATGTACGATACGCTGTTTGATGAAAAAATAGCTGGGTCTATACACTTTACACCGGGTGCATCTTATGACGACGCGGACAATGGGAATAGGAGCGCAGTACATTGGGATTTGGTTTATATACAGCGCCCGGAATATGGCGGCGGAGAAATTTGGTTCGATGATGAGTTGATAAGAAAGGATGGAGTTTTTGTGCCAGATGATTTAAAGGGCTTAAATATTGAAAATTTGAAGTAG